The following are encoded in a window of Blattabacterium sp. (Blaberus giganteus) genomic DNA:
- a CDS encoding VRR-NUC domain-containing protein translates to MKRKITPWYNTLGKEQLLHSSVCDYLDYEYPHIFYFHPHNEARRTPYERFLIKVMRLRPGLPDILVPIPKKGRTGMALEFKIKPNKLTENQIHIIDIFNSYNWKVNVCYDFDEAKIYIDQYLKKID, encoded by the coding sequence TTGAAAAGAAAAATTACACCTTGGTACAATACTTTAGGAAAAGAACAACTATTGCATAGTTCTGTTTGTGATTATTTAGATTATGAATATCCGCATATTTTTTATTTTCATCCTCATAATGAAGCAAGAAGAACTCCTTATGAGAGGTTTCTTATAAAAGTGATGAGATTAAGACCAGGTCTTCCGGATATATTGGTTCCTATTCCAAAAAAAGGTAGGACGGGGATGGCTTTGGAATTCAAAATAAAACCAAATAAATTAACAGAAAATCAGATTCATATAATAGATATATTCAATTCGTACAATTGGAAGGTGAATGTTTGTTATGATTTTGACGAAGCAAAGATTTATATAGATCA
- a CDS encoding ribonucleotide-diphosphate reductase subunit beta — MGITKDRLNFKPFEYQWAYEYWFKQQNAHWLHTEINMQSDIHDWNENLSDREKNVIGDILKGFTQTETEVGNYWSEMIPKWFPIPEIKMMGQAFGSFETIHAVAYSYLNDILGLDNFHAFLEDEATMKKLKVLMDIRKSDHGKYNRKEIAKSIALFSAAAEGIQLFSSFAVLLSFRKSNRLKGIGQQIIFSVRDESLHSEAGCKIFRTFCEENDGLKNSVADSIYYGMDLALKNEFIFIDQIFDNGDIPTMKREELKNFMKDRANIKLKELGLSDAYCIDKNMLDNMSWFYITISGEQQTDFFDNRETGYSKPNEDWNEDLFVLDDKKTSTEKKILEILLKNKKENLGNSGCVSCES; from the coding sequence ATGGGTATAACGAAAGATCGTTTAAATTTTAAGCCTTTCGAATATCAGTGGGCTTATGAGTATTGGTTTAAGCAACAAAATGCGCATTGGTTGCATACGGAGATCAACATGCAGTCGGATATTCATGATTGGAATGAAAATTTATCGGATCGAGAAAAGAATGTTATTGGAGATATATTAAAGGGTTTTACTCAAACGGAAACCGAAGTGGGAAATTATTGGTCCGAAATGATTCCCAAGTGGTTTCCCATTCCAGAGATTAAAATGATGGGTCAAGCTTTTGGTTCTTTTGAGACGATTCATGCTGTGGCTTATTCTTATTTGAATGATATTTTAGGGTTAGATAATTTTCATGCTTTTTTAGAAGATGAAGCAACCATGAAAAAGTTGAAAGTATTGATGGATATTAGAAAAAGTGATCATGGTAAGTATAATAGAAAGGAGATTGCAAAGAGTATTGCTTTGTTTTCTGCTGCAGCAGAAGGAATTCAATTGTTTTCTTCTTTTGCGGTATTATTGTCTTTTAGAAAATCTAATCGTTTGAAGGGGATAGGGCAACAAATTATTTTTTCTGTTAGGGATGAGTCTCTTCATTCGGAAGCGGGGTGTAAGATTTTTCGTACGTTTTGTGAAGAAAATGATGGATTAAAAAATTCGGTGGCCGATTCTATTTATTATGGAATGGATTTAGCATTAAAAAATGAATTTATTTTTATTGATCAAATTTTTGATAATGGTGATATTCCAACTATGAAGAGAGAAGAATTGAAAAATTTTATGAAAGATAGAGCCAATATTAAATTGAAAGAATTAGGACTATCGGATGCCTATTGTATAGATAAAAATATGTTAGATAACATGAGTTGGTTTTATATAACGATATCTGGAGAACAGCAAACTGATTTTTTTGATAATCGGGAAACAGGATATAGTAAGCCTAATGAAGATTGGAATGAAGATCTTTTTGTTTTGGATGATAAAAAAACTTCTACAGAAAAAAAAATATTAGAAATTCTTTTAAAGAATAAGAAAGAAAATTTAGGAAATTCTGGATGTGTATCCTGTGAGTCTTAG